One stretch of Rhodoflexus caldus DNA includes these proteins:
- a CDS encoding glycosyltransferase family 117 protein, producing MMTYKKLNDLAGWIIFLIAAVVYGLTVEDTASFWDCGEFIAVSYKLMVPHPPGAPLFLMLGRVFSFLAFGDKLQVAFWINMLSALSSAFTILFMFWSITLLGRKLMGLRPTDEPTGVQTFGILAAGAVGSLAYTFSDSFWFSAAEAEVYAMSSFFTAVVFWAMLKWDTLSDEADENRWLILIAYIMGLSIGVHLLNLVTIPALGLIYYFKKYPTPTNIGIFTTLAVSLFIIGIVMVGVIPGLPSIAGGFEIFFVNTLGLPFGSGALFFFFAIIGALVWGIRYSIRKENALLNTALLGFTFILIGYSSYALVIIRSNFNPPIDENDPSDVMSFVSYLKREQYGDRPLLYGRTFVSERESVEQGEPIYRKGKDKYEIYDYKMEIKYNKEVLFPRMYSNGEDHPELYRQWAGMRPDKDPTLFDHIYYMIRYQIGHMYFRYFLWNFAGRDGDEKEAGWLLPWSPSKDLPEEVANNKARDNFYMLPLILGIVGLLYQLKKDEKNFAVVGMLFILTGVALVVYMNSPPVEPRERDYIYVGSFYAFAMWIGFGVLAIADGLMRFIKNPLPATAIATVVSMTVPTIMGAKGWDNHDRSGRYHSVDQARNMLASCAPNAILFTGGDNDTFPLWYVQEVEGFRTDVRVIVLSYFNTDWYIEQMRRKVYESDALPFSLTYDNYKSGVNDFVPYVENPALKANAINLKSYLQLVKENNPAIQVALQGGGSTAALPAKKMYIDVDSAAIAQKPWIPKGKADKVVKRMEFSLRNGAGALYKGDLMLLDLIVSNNWERPIYFNNTSANTIALELREWLQMEGLTYRLMPLRANNRGDVGEVNKEVMYENMKKFQFRGFDNEKVYHDEEYRKFAANTRNAFYRLALQFYLDKENDKAKEVLDNSLRLIPDKSIPYDYYIPRYIKLYYALKEYDKGNQLAELVGKRAKDNLAYIVRYDLDDFQNSSLKDRSMIMINQLRDLYAESAEREKNIAENFAAANDSSITQADIDKAKERQAFFNKKFEEYEKIFNDYYDRLYGK from the coding sequence ATGATGACATATAAAAAGCTGAATGACCTTGCAGGCTGGATAATCTTTCTGATAGCAGCCGTTGTATATGGCCTCACGGTTGAAGACACCGCCAGTTTTTGGGACTGCGGCGAATTTATTGCCGTTTCTTACAAACTAATGGTACCTCACCCGCCGGGAGCGCCACTTTTCCTGATGCTGGGGCGCGTGTTTTCATTCCTTGCCTTCGGAGATAAACTACAAGTAGCATTTTGGATTAACATGCTCTCCGCGCTGAGCAGTGCATTTACCATTTTGTTCATGTTTTGGTCTATCACCTTGTTAGGCCGCAAGCTGATGGGGCTGCGTCCGACGGACGAACCCACGGGCGTACAAACATTCGGCATATTAGCTGCCGGTGCGGTTGGTTCGTTGGCATACACGTTCTCCGACTCTTTCTGGTTTTCAGCTGCCGAAGCAGAAGTTTATGCCATGTCATCATTCTTTACGGCAGTCGTATTTTGGGCAATGCTCAAATGGGATACCCTCTCCGATGAAGCCGATGAAAACCGCTGGCTCATCCTGATTGCCTACATCATGGGGCTTTCTATCGGAGTGCACTTGCTGAACTTGGTTACTATCCCCGCGCTGGGGCTCATTTACTACTTCAAAAAATATCCCACACCTACCAATATCGGCATTTTCACCACGCTTGCTGTCAGCCTTTTCATTATCGGCATTGTGATGGTGGGTGTTATTCCGGGGCTGCCTTCCATTGCCGGAGGTTTTGAAATATTCTTTGTCAATACGCTGGGGCTGCCATTCGGTTCAGGTGCGTTGTTTTTCTTTTTTGCCATTATTGGCGCGTTGGTATGGGGTATCCGCTACTCCATCCGCAAGGAAAACGCCCTGCTGAACACCGCGCTGCTTGGTTTTACTTTCATTCTGATAGGCTACTCCTCTTACGCACTGGTCATTATCCGCTCAAACTTCAATCCGCCGATTGATGAAAACGACCCGTCGGATGTAATGAGTTTCGTTTCCTACCTGAAACGCGAACAGTACGGCGACCGCCCGCTGCTCTACGGTCGTACTTTTGTTTCGGAGCGCGAGTCGGTAGAACAGGGCGAACCCATTTACCGCAAAGGGAAAGACAAGTACGAGATTTACGACTATAAAATGGAAATCAAGTACAACAAGGAAGTTTTGTTCCCGCGGATGTACAGCAACGGCGAAGACCATCCCGAACTGTACCGCCAATGGGCAGGTATGCGCCCCGACAAAGACCCTACCCTGTTTGACCATATCTACTACATGATTCGCTATCAAATCGGGCATATGTACTTCCGCTACTTCCTGTGGAACTTTGCCGGACGCGACGGCGACGAAAAAGAAGCCGGTTGGCTGCTGCCATGGTCGCCCTCCAAAGATTTGCCGGAAGAAGTCGCCAATAACAAAGCCCGCGATAACTTCTACATGCTGCCGCTTATTCTGGGCATTGTAGGGCTGTTGTATCAACTGAAAAAAGACGAAAAGAACTTTGCCGTAGTCGGTATGCTGTTCATTTTGACAGGCGTTGCTCTGGTAGTGTACATGAACTCTCCGCCTGTTGAACCCCGAGAGCGCGATTATATCTACGTAGGTTCATTCTATGCCTTTGCCATGTGGATTGGCTTCGGTGTGCTTGCTATTGCCGACGGACTGATGCGCTTCATTAAAAATCCATTGCCTGCCACTGCCATTGCAACCGTTGTTTCCATGACAGTGCCTACCATCATGGGCGCAAAAGGTTGGGATAACCACGACCGTTCAGGCCGCTACCACTCCGTTGACCAAGCACGCAATATGCTGGCAAGCTGTGCGCCGAACGCCATTTTATTCACAGGCGGCGACAATGACACTTTCCCGCTGTGGTACGTTCAAGAGGTGGAAGGTTTCCGTACCGATGTGCGGGTAATCGTACTCAGCTACTTCAACACCGATTGGTACATTGAGCAAATGCGCCGCAAGGTTTACGAATCGGACGCTCTGCCGTTCAGTTTAACCTACGATAACTACAAAAGCGGTGTAAACGATTTTGTGCCTTATGTAGAAAATCCCGCGCTCAAAGCCAATGCCATCAACCTGAAAAGTTATTTGCAATTGGTAAAAGAAAATAATCCTGCCATTCAAGTAGCCTTGCAGGGTGGCGGCTCTACGGCTGCACTGCCTGCCAAAAAAATGTATATAGATGTGGACAGTGCCGCCATTGCCCAAAAGCCGTGGATTCCGAAAGGCAAAGCCGACAAAGTAGTAAAACGCATGGAGTTCAGCCTGCGCAACGGTGCGGGAGCACTCTACAAAGGCGATTTGATGCTGCTTGACCTGATTGTCAGCAATAACTGGGAGCGCCCGATTTACTTCAACAACACCTCTGCCAACACCATTGCTTTGGAACTGCGCGAATGGCTGCAAATGGAAGGCCTCACCTACCGCCTCATGCCTCTGCGTGCCAATAACCGCGGCGATGTGGGCGAAGTGAACAAAGAGGTGATGTACGAAAACATGAAGAAATTCCAGTTCCGCGGCTTTGATAACGAAAAAGTCTATCACGACGAAGAATACAGAAAGTTTGCGGCCAATACACGCAATGCCTTCTATCGTCTGGCGCTGCAATTCTATCTGGACAAGGAAAACGACAAAGCCAAGGAAGTGCTGGACAACAGCCTGCGCCTCATACCGGACAAGAGTATTCCTTACGACTACTATATCCCGCGCTACATCAAACTGTATTATGCGCTCAAAGAGTATGACAAAGGCAACCAACTGGCAGAATTGGTCGGCAAACGTGCCAAAGACAATCTGGCATACATTGTCCGCTACGACTTGGACGATTTCCAGAACTCATCGCTGAAAGACCGCAGCATGATTATGATTAACCAACTGCGCGACCTTTACGCTGAATCAGCCGAGCGTGAGAAAAATATTGCCGAAAACTTCGCCGCTGCCAACGACAGTTCTATTACCCAAGCCGATATTGACAAAGCAAAGGAACGTCAGGCATTTTTCAATAAGAAGTTTGAAGAATACGAAAAAATCTTCAATGACTATTACGACCGTCTGTATGGCAAGTAG
- a CDS encoding SO2930 family diheme c-type cytochrome, producing the protein MKKYLFYTACAVFIAALVGAGQRFPKKYKNSLSEYGFFTGALARLQPAANVLPYDLNTPLFTDYAHKQRFMYIPEGKQAVYNDSAVLSFPVGTVLIKNFFYYQDERKPENGRRILETRLLIHEENGWTAIPYVWNDEQTDAFLEPAGETKSVTWRDSKGTKQTISNYQIPNINQCKGCHISGKSLMPIGPSARQLNGLYPYAEGTENQLVKLSQLHKLSNLPDLEKVPRLVNWQDASASLDARARAWLDINCGHCHNPKGPASTSGLLLDIHNTDPKALGIMKTPVAAGKGSGGLLYDIVPRQPDKSILIYRMQSTDPGQMMPELGRTVVHREGLELIREWIRQMPAQ; encoded by the coding sequence ATGAAAAAGTATTTGTTTTACACCGCTTGTGCCGTATTCATTGCCGCCTTAGTGGGAGCCGGGCAACGCTTCCCGAAAAAATACAAAAACAGCCTGTCTGAATACGGCTTTTTTACGGGGGCACTCGCCCGATTGCAACCCGCTGCCAATGTGCTGCCTTACGATTTAAACACACCGCTTTTCACGGATTATGCCCACAAACAGCGGTTCATGTATATCCCCGAAGGTAAACAGGCAGTTTATAACGACTCTGCCGTGCTCTCTTTCCCCGTAGGAACGGTCTTGATTAAAAACTTTTTCTATTATCAGGATGAACGCAAGCCCGAGAATGGCCGCCGAATACTGGAAACACGCCTGCTGATTCACGAAGAAAACGGGTGGACTGCCATACCCTACGTATGGAATGACGAACAAACGGATGCGTTTTTAGAACCTGCGGGCGAAACCAAATCCGTTACATGGCGCGACAGCAAAGGCACTAAGCAAACCATCAGCAACTATCAGATACCTAATATCAACCAATGCAAGGGTTGCCACATTTCGGGGAAAAGCCTCATGCCAATAGGGCCTTCCGCAAGGCAGTTGAACGGTTTGTATCCCTATGCAGAAGGCACTGAAAATCAGTTAGTAAAACTCTCTCAACTCCATAAACTCAGCAATCTCCCCGATTTGGAAAAAGTACCCCGATTGGTGAATTGGCAAGATGCCTCTGCCTCTCTGGATGCGCGGGCGCGCGCTTGGTTAGACATCAACTGTGGGCATTGCCACAATCCGAAAGGCCCTGCCAGCACCTCAGGGCTGCTGCTGGACATCCACAACACCGACCCTAAGGCACTGGGTATTATGAAAACGCCCGTAGCTGCAGGCAAAGGCTCGGGGGGGCTGCTGTATGACATTGTGCCGCGTCAGCCCGACAAGTCCATCCTGATATATCGTATGCAAAGCACCGACCCCGGCCAAATGATGCCCGAACTGGGGCGCACGGTTGTGCATCGCGAAGGGCTGGAACTCATCCGCGAGTGGATTCGGCAAATGCCTGCGCAGTAG
- the thrC gene encoding threonine synthase has product MQYYSTKRQVPPVSLGEAILKGLPDDNGLFMPEQLPPLPAEFIDKLPHLSLEEAALGFAETLLKEDLPADVLRDMVHKTLGFDAPVVWLAPHTGILELFHGPTLAFKDFGARFMAQAMSYFLPKGDKPLHILVATSGDTGSAVAHGFLGIPDITVAVLYPKGKVSNFQERQFATLGQNITAIEIDGTFDDCQALVKQAFLDEELNKHFRLSSANSINISRLIPQAFYYVYAYAQAARQYGNQPVYFVVPSGNFGNLTAGMFARQMGLPIAGFVAATNANDIVPKYLQRGEYMPRPSVATISNAMDVGNPSNFARLADMFPTWGEMKKHLYGYAFSDEATRAAMQEVKQKYNYVIDPHGAVGYLAWEQFRKEHAPENAVGIVLETAHPAKFGEVVESVLGEAPAIPERLRHLMEMPKLSIPLSKDYASFKSFLMRHYPN; this is encoded by the coding sequence GTGCAATATTACAGTACAAAGCGCCAAGTGCCGCCGGTCAGCCTTGGCGAAGCCATATTAAAAGGTTTACCGGATGATAATGGGCTGTTCATGCCTGAGCAATTACCTCCACTCCCTGCTGAATTTATTGACAAATTGCCGCATCTTTCGCTGGAAGAAGCGGCACTGGGCTTTGCGGAAACACTTCTGAAAGAAGACCTGCCTGCCGATGTGCTGCGCGATATGGTACACAAAACACTGGGATTTGATGCCCCCGTAGTTTGGTTAGCTCCGCACACAGGCATTCTGGAACTGTTTCACGGCCCTACGTTGGCTTTTAAAGATTTCGGGGCGCGTTTTATGGCACAGGCCATGTCCTATTTCCTGCCCAAAGGAGACAAACCGCTGCACATTTTGGTTGCCACTTCGGGCGATACGGGTAGCGCCGTTGCACATGGTTTTTTGGGCATTCCCGATATTACGGTAGCTGTTTTGTACCCCAAAGGCAAGGTCAGCAATTTTCAGGAAAGGCAGTTTGCTACGCTGGGACAAAACATTACGGCCATTGAAATTGACGGTACATTTGACGACTGCCAAGCCCTTGTAAAACAGGCCTTTTTAGACGAAGAATTAAACAAACATTTCAGGCTTTCATCTGCCAATTCCATTAATATTTCAAGGCTGATTCCGCAGGCTTTTTACTATGTGTACGCCTACGCACAGGCCGCGCGCCAATACGGCAATCAGCCCGTTTACTTTGTAGTTCCCAGCGGAAACTTTGGCAACCTGACGGCAGGCATGTTTGCTCGCCAAATGGGGCTGCCCATTGCAGGTTTTGTGGCGGCAACCAATGCCAACGATATTGTACCAAAGTATCTGCAAAGAGGCGAATACATGCCACGCCCTTCGGTTGCTACCATCTCTAATGCAATGGATGTAGGAAACCCGAGCAACTTTGCACGGCTGGCCGATATGTTCCCGACATGGGGAGAGATGAAAAAACACCTGTACGGCTATGCTTTCAGCGACGAGGCAACGCGGGCAGCCATGCAGGAAGTGAAACAAAAATACAACTACGTAATAGACCCGCACGGCGCAGTAGGTTATCTGGCTTGGGAGCAGTTCCGCAAAGAACATGCACCTGAAAATGCAGTAGGCATTGTGCTTGAAACAGCACATCCTGCCAAGTTTGGCGAAGTGGTGGAATCCGTTTTGGGTGAAGCCCCTGCCATTCCTGAAAGACTGCGCCACTTGATGGAAATGCCCAAGTTATCCATTCCGTTGTCAAAAGATTATGCCTCTTTCAAATCATTTTTGATGCGGCATTACCCCAATTAA
- a CDS encoding parallel beta-helix domain-containing protein, whose amino-acid sequence MKKLLILLAVHLPWVAFAQKQVQKQLQNQFIMVKSGDTIHLDKGFFELEGTLWLDDKQDVVIKGKGKDATVLSFKNQTSGAEGIKITNSRNITIEGLTVLDAKGDAIKVQQTEGITFRHTKTGWSGKPKKTNGGYGFYPVNCQKVLIEHCEAVGASDAGIYVGQSKEIIVRNCKAWHNVAGIEIENSLHADVYDNEAFNNTGGILVFDLPDLVQKKGGFVRVYNNKVYENNYPNFAPKGNIVAKVPQGTGLLILATNNVEVFNNRFVNNISIGTGIISYHMTEETIKDKEYYPFPDKIHIHNNYFERPMVRATSKGRMGMMFRFKLKFGKDVPHILFDGIHDEQRTEKIQLCIRNNTNQSFADIDAANDFKNISRVLAKYNCELPALKPVTLATSR is encoded by the coding sequence ATGAAAAAACTACTGATACTGCTTGCCGTGCACCTGCCGTGGGTTGCCTTTGCCCAAAAACAGGTGCAAAAACAACTGCAAAATCAGTTCATCATGGTCAAATCCGGCGATACCATCCATTTAGACAAAGGCTTTTTTGAGTTGGAAGGCACTCTCTGGCTGGACGATAAGCAAGATGTAGTCATCAAGGGCAAGGGCAAAGATGCTACTGTTTTATCGTTCAAAAATCAAACCTCGGGCGCAGAAGGTATTAAAATTACCAACAGCCGCAATATCACTATTGAAGGCCTGACGGTTCTGGATGCCAAAGGCGATGCTATCAAAGTGCAGCAAACCGAAGGTATTACTTTCCGCCACACAAAAACGGGCTGGTCGGGTAAACCTAAAAAGACAAACGGTGGCTATGGATTCTATCCTGTAAACTGCCAAAAGGTGCTGATTGAACACTGCGAGGCCGTTGGTGCTTCCGATGCAGGCATTTACGTAGGGCAGTCAAAAGAAATCATTGTGCGCAACTGCAAAGCATGGCACAATGTGGCAGGCATTGAAATTGAAAACTCACTGCACGCAGATGTGTATGACAATGAGGCGTTTAACAATACCGGCGGCATACTCGTATTTGACCTTCCCGATTTGGTACAAAAGAAAGGCGGATTTGTGCGGGTTTACAACAACAAAGTTTACGAAAACAACTATCCCAACTTTGCACCCAAAGGGAACATCGTAGCCAAAGTACCGCAAGGGACAGGTCTGCTGATTTTAGCCACTAACAATGTGGAAGTTTTCAATAATCGCTTTGTCAATAATATCTCCATTGGCACAGGTATCATCAGCTACCATATGACCGAAGAAACCATCAAAGACAAAGAGTATTATCCTTTCCCCGATAAAATTCACATTCATAACAATTATTTTGAACGTCCGATGGTGCGAGCCACCTCTAAGGGACGAATGGGCATGATGTTCCGTTTCAAACTGAAATTCGGAAAAGACGTGCCACATATTTTGTTTGACGGCATCCATGATGAGCAGCGTACCGAAAAAATACAACTCTGCATCCGCAATAATACCAACCAGTCTTTCGCGGATATAGATGCTGCCAATGATTTTAAAAATATCAGTCGTGTACTCGCCAAATACAACTGTGAGCTTCCAGCATTGAAACCGGTAACACTTGCTACTTCCCGATGA
- a CDS encoding NAD(P)/FAD-dependent oxidoreductase — translation MAHYFIVGQGIAGTTLAYTLLKRGHTVHIADNNQPQTASKVAAGLFNPVTGYRMTKTWLADRLFPFLHEFYPAMERDFNAHFFHPLPMYRPFESMAQQNEVLAETSDEKFAGYVDKVVQPDAYGSKIKDDFGGIMLKNCGYVNLPLLLSAARSVWLAAGIYRECEVAEEDIRAVADKVYFQEIEADYLIFCRGWQEAARGLFSLPFRPVKGETLQVKFTDEQYKEIVNRGCWILPQAENICRIGATYHQQDLSLEPTQKAWDELTGKLAKLTDASWELIGRSAGIRPATYDRRPFIGMHPQQPRIGVFNGLGAKGVSLAPYFAAVFADFLEGKIDSLPAEVWIGRCKG, via the coding sequence ATGGCACACTACTTCATTGTTGGGCAGGGCATCGCAGGTACAACGCTTGCCTATACGCTGCTCAAGCGCGGACACACGGTACATATCGCCGATAACAACCAACCGCAAACGGCATCTAAAGTGGCCGCGGGATTGTTCAACCCTGTTACGGGCTATCGCATGACCAAAACATGGCTTGCCGACCGCCTTTTTCCGTTTTTGCATGAATTTTATCCTGCAATGGAGCGCGATTTCAACGCGCATTTTTTTCATCCGCTGCCCATGTACCGCCCTTTTGAGTCCATGGCACAGCAGAATGAGGTTTTAGCAGAAACTTCCGATGAAAAATTTGCAGGATATGTTGATAAAGTCGTTCAACCTGACGCTTACGGCAGTAAAATTAAAGATGATTTTGGCGGTATTATGCTTAAAAATTGCGGATATGTGAATTTGCCCTTGCTTTTATCGGCTGCCCGGTCGGTGTGGCTGGCAGCAGGTATCTACCGCGAATGTGAAGTCGCTGAGGAAGATATACGCGCAGTAGCAGATAAAGTCTATTTTCAGGAGATTGAAGCCGACTATCTGATTTTTTGCAGGGGTTGGCAGGAGGCTGCCCGTGGTCTGTTCAGTTTGCCTTTCCGCCCTGTGAAAGGGGAAACCTTACAGGTAAAATTTACCGATGAACAATACAAGGAAATTGTCAATCGTGGTTGCTGGATTTTACCGCAGGCAGAAAATATCTGCCGTATCGGCGCAACTTATCATCAACAAGATTTGAGTTTGGAACCTACACAAAAAGCATGGGACGAACTCACAGGAAAACTTGCTAAACTGACCGATGCTTCATGGGAGCTTATTGGTCGCTCGGCAGGTATTCGCCCTGCTACATATGACCGCCGTCCTTTTATCGGTATGCATCCGCAGCAACCACGCATTGGGGTTTTTAACGGACTTGGTGCAAAAGGCGTATCGCTTGCGCCCTATTTTGCTGCCGTTTTTGCTGATTTTCTGGAAGGAAAAATTGACAGTTTGCCCGCAGAAGTGTGGATTGGAAGATGTAAGGGATAG